The window CCACTGCCCCTCAAGAGACCTCTAGTCAACAACTGGCCTTGCGACCCGGCACGAACCATCGTCACCCATGTGCCTGACACTAATGAGATTATTTCATTCGGGTCAGGTTATGGAGGCAACTCACTGTTGGGAAAGAAGTGTTTTGCTCTGCGCATTGGTTCCACCATTGCCAAACGCGAAGGCTGGTTGGCGGAACACATGCTTATCCTGGGCATCACCAACCCTCAGGGTGTCAAGAAGTACATTGCTGCAGCTTTCCCTTCTGCATGTGGCAAGACCAACTTGGCCATGATGACGCCCTCGCTGCCCGGATACAAAGTGGAATGCGTTGGAGACGACATTGCTTGGATGAAATTTGACGAGGATGGAGTGTTACGTGCAATAAACCCCGAGAATGGATTCTTTGGCGTAGCTCCCGGCACTTCCATGCATACTAATCCTGTGGCCATGAAGACTGTCCTCTCCAACACAATTTTCACCAATGTCGCCAAgactagtgatggaggagtgttctGGGAAGGAATGGAGAAAGAGATTGCTAATGATGTAACCATTACGTCGTGGCTGGGAGACACCAACTGGAGTAAAGAATCAGGTAAACCAGCAGCTCATCCAAACTCTAGATTCTGCACCCCCGCAGGCCAGTGTCCCATCATTGACCCCGCGTGGGAAGATCCTAAAGGTGTACCCATTTCTGCAATTCTCTTCGGCGGACGACGACCCCAAGGAGTTCCTCTGGTGTACGAGGCGTACGACTGGAAGCACGGTGTGATGGTGGGAGCTTCCATGAGGTCTGAGGCAACAGCTGCAGCTGAACATAAGGGTAAGGTGATCATGCACGATCCCTTCGCCATGAGACCCTTCTTCGGCTACAACTTTGGTCACTACCTGCAGCATTGGTTGAGCATGGAGACCCGCACAGAGAAGCCTCTTCCCAAGATCTTCCATGTGAACTGGTTCCGTAAGAGCGAGAAGGGGCACTTCTTGTGGCCAGGTTTTGGGGAGAACGTGCGCGTCTTGGACTGGATCCTGAAGAGAGTCGACGGCGAAGATGTGGCCGAAGAGAGCGCAATAGGACTCCTGCCAAAGTATTCTTCCCTCAACCTGTCCGGCCTGGAGGACGTTGATATGGATGAGCTATTTAGCATTCCCAAGGAATTCTGGGAACAGGAAGTTCGCGACATAACAAAGTATTTTGACGAACAAGTTGGTATTGATCTTGCTAACGAAGTAAGGGAACAACTCAAGAAGCTGGAGAAGAGGTTAGAGAAATCGTAAAGGCTTTTAAGTCATACTATAGGCTCATCGAGATCATACTATAGGTCTTAAGATCATAATACAAGTCTCTCGATTTCCACAAagatatccaaaaaaaaaaatggctcatCATCATTAACAACTTACATTATTATTCACATTTTCCCGTTTATATTTTTTTCAcgagggtatgcaaaagaaaaaaaaacagcaataAGCTCAGTTCCTGTCTCAGCTGTGCTTAGACATATTCTGCGCAGGTTTTACTGCGATCTTCCACGTGATAAAGTTATGAGCTATGTtcaaataatatatttttatatgacTGCAGTATCTGTTTATATCtcctatatatataaaatatattgcaTATCTTCCCAGTGACTAAACATACGGAAACAATCCTGCCAAGTCCCTATGAACCATAAACTCTACACCACCTACTTGTAATAAccattcgagggggggggggatactAGTCATtaatgaagagctcttgatctgcAGGCTTGAAGCTCCTTTAGTCCTTGATTTTGTAAAGCTTACTGCAATGTAGTTTACAGCCTATACAAAGCTCACGGAGTGAAACTTGTGGATTTTGGACATGTTTTGATATATTTCCTTAATAAAACAGGAAATTAGTCAAAATAACAgcaaattataaattatattaattaCTAAAAGATAAATTAATCATGATAACAGCAGGTTGATAATGACAGTATTAAAAATGTTAAATATGTCAGTAAACAAATAAGACCAATTTTGATACTCGTAGTTCTGATCGGAATAGCCACTCCTGCTTAGCGATATTAAtgtaatgatgatgaaaataataataataatggaataaTTAAAGGGTTCTAGAACTCATTAAACCATGTTGAAAAAGGTctaaaataccgacaagctgaagattaTGACATGTGCAGCCGTtggttatttttattgttgaacgtttctcctacacagtaggcttcttcagtcaagtatatacacctgctccctctgtatttgaagaagcctactgcgtaggcgaaaagtttcatcaataaagatacccaactcattgttgttaggtaagacacatatgcaacagttaggtatctttttataccattttaatgttctaccCAACTCATCAAACCATACAACTCGTCATACAATCATACGTCCTAAatttcttcaaaaaaaaaaaaaaaaaaggtaaatctAGATAGTCACTTGTGTTACAATGATCGTAATGCACTAGTTTGAACCTGGAAACCTTCTTAAATATGTTTCACACTGCTGTCGTGTACCAATAGCTAGACTCGTCTTCAACAAATCTCCTGGGTACCTCACAGCTCAGTGGTAGCATGGTGGGATTACAATCGAAGAACCTGGCTTCAATCCAGTGTGGGGGCGAGACTCGTAGACAAGTTTCCTAACGCCTACTGCCTACGCCCAAATTATGTACCCGAGTCTTAAGTGACTgctgtggatcgcatcctggggaagagccAAAGGATTCCAGTGGAAATAAACTGAAATGGGTTGCCATGGACTCCTTCAACACTTCATCGTCCGTGTGATAAatagttttcaaaaccatttatcgcATCTATCAGACACTGCAATATCATTGGATCTTGAtacaacctttggacgaagacctacttacactagtggatggttctacTGAttccgccgcctcctgcttccgctcacctgactacagtatatatgccacttctccggccacatgctgtactttctacaagagtgatggactgaacacatcgattccaggctaagggagtgattacctcaaactactactctccttacctcgtttctgctttgtattggactgatgaaaccagtgtgtggcgaaacgtttccttaataaaggttcccagcatgctatttacattccTTCTATTTATTCTTTTTTCCATATAAatacctcaatcatattccccataattctacgcctttccagagtgcagattcagggccctcagtctattctcatagggaagatttctgatacatgggatcaagtttttcatcctcctttgtatgttttccagagcatttatatccattctgtaatacggtgaccaaaaccgtgcagcataatctaaatgaggcctaactaaggacacagagttgaagaacaaccagaagactattatttatgcttcttgatatgaagccaaggattctgttcgctttattacgaacacttatgcactgttatcttggtttaaaattactgctaaccagaacgcccaaatccttttcgcaatcagtaatattaagattacatacacaaataacccgcacataaaagagaagcttacgacgacgtttcggtccgacttggaccattgacaaagtcacacttctctcttttatgtgcgggttatttgtgtatcgttccagtcacggtattgtgcctttttttgttatttaagatcACATATTTAACAGCAAGTAAATTATAAACACCTTTCACGACACATTTGGCAACGAGATGGTTGAGGAAAAATAGTGAACTGTATTCTGAACATGAATCCCTCTCAGTACGTAAAAGTTGCCAACACACTCCCAAGACTCCTTTTCTTCCCAACAAGTTCCCAATGCAAAGAGTTACCAAGCGCCCCACGGTAGGTAGTAAACAGTCGAAATCTGGCGGCCACGATCACCCATGTCTCCTGGGGCAGTCTGTGTTGCTAGGTGTCGACTgtacttatgttcttaagaacgaaagaacactgcagcaggcctactggcccatgcgaggcaggtccaagtctcctaccggcttaagccaatgcaccctacccagtcaggtcaggtcacactgacttaagggaggaacacggcaaccgacctggtagcacaagctatcaggtccaactcacacccacccacatccactcatgtatttatccaacctatttttaaagctacacaacgttctggcctctatcactgtactcgggagtttgttccactcatccacaactctattaccaaaccagtactttcctatatccttcctgaatctgaatttttccaacttaaaaccattgctgcgagtcctgtctaggctagatattttcagcacactatttacatctcctttatttattcctgtcttccatttatacacctcaatcatatcccccctaattctacgtctttctagagtgcagattcagggcccttagtctatcctcatagggaaggtttctgatacatgggatcaactttgtcatcctcctttgtacattttccagagcatttatatccattctgtaatacggtgaccaaaactgtgcagcataatctaaatgaggcctaaccaaggatgtatagagttgaagaacaacctgaggactgtatgtaaagtaaaaggacacaagtgcaactaatgtgacatttattgtggcaacgtttcgctctccaggagctttatcaagccattacaaacaactttattacaaaccaactttattacaacctgaggactcctattatttatgcttcttgatatgaagccaaggattctattagctttattgcgaacacttatgcactgttgccttggtttcagattactgctaaccagaactcctaaatctttttcccaatccgtaatattaagatctacattatttagtttatatgtggcatggttattgtcctgtccaacatttagaactttgcatttgtctatattaaactgcatctgccacttctccgaccactgcatcagtctattcaaatcttcttggagtgctctaatgtcctcgtcagaatgaattcgacggcctattttgttgtcatcggcaaacttgctaatgtcgctctttatgccctcatctatgtcgtttatgtagattgtgaacagcagggggcccaacactgacccctgtggaacaccgctcgtgacgcttccccactctgatttctccccatttatgcaaactctctgctgcctatttgtcaaccatgcctctatccaggaaaaaaaaattctcctcctattccatgtgccttaattttcctcaatagtctctgatgtaggaccctgtcaaaagtcttactgaagtccatatacacaatatattcattaccatgatctacctcctcaaataccttagtgaaaaaagttaataaattcgtaaggcaggaacgcccctttgtaaaaccattgtTCCAATTTGTATTTGATTATTTGTTTGTTGTAACAGTCTCTGTTCGATGTATCATAGGTATATCTGTATCTCTTTTCGGTGTATCCGATTCTCTGTTCGGTATATCAGAATCTTTGTTCGTTGCATCACAATCTCTGCTCGTTGCGTCAGAATCTGTTCGTTGCGTCAGATCTGTTAGCTATACCATATTCTTTGCTCTTACTACTGCATTTTCTGTGCACTCAATTCCCCAATTTTTACAGTCGATTCCCTGATCGTATTCAGTTTGTatcctgtgcaagaaaggtataaaataccgacaatatgaaagttaagacacatgtgcaacatctggatatctttattgtagtagacgtttcgccatccagtggctttatcaatacagattctaggacataataggaagacagtagaactatatacaaaagatgaggtaatcagtccctcggccttggagttagtgttcacagcatcgtggtggaggagagtctggagcaaaggcaagaagactggcgctttttataggcgtcagtgaatgggacgggcagcagacgagggcagtcactggtaggcgggattccccagtggaagtaggtccttcccaaagagatgggttagttgcagcagccgtgaagaaggtcttgtagatgtcctctgaaccaagattccatgatgttgcagtgtctgacaagttgtgcaagaaaggtataaaataccgacaatatgaaagttaagacacatgtgcaacatctggatatctttattgtagtagacatttcgccatccagtggctttatcaatacagattctaggacataataggaagacagtagaactatatacaaaagatgaggtaatcagtccctcggccttggagttagtgttcacagcatcgtggtggaggagagtctggagcaaaggcaagaagactggcgctttttataggcgtcagtgaatgggacgggcagcagacgagggcagtcactggtaggcgggattccccagtggaagtaggtccttcccaaagagatgggttagttgcagcagccgtgaagaaggtcttgtagatgtcctctgaaccaagattccatgatgttgcagtgtctgacaagttgtgcaagaaaggtataaaataccgacaatatgaaagttaagacacatgtgcaacatctggatatctttattgtagtagacgtttcgccatccagtggctttatcaatacagattctaggacataataggaagacagtagaactatatacaaaagatgaggtaatcagtccctcggccttggagttagtgttcacagcatcgtggtggaggagagtctggagcaaaggcaagaagactggcgctttttaaaggcgtcagtgaatgggacgggcagcatgttgcacatgtgtcttaactttcatattgtcggtattttatacctttcttgcacaacttgtcagacactgcaacatcatggaatcttggttcagaggacatctacaagaccttcttcacggctgctgcaactaacccatctctttgggaaggacctacttccactggggaatcccgcctaccagtgactgccctcgtctgctgcccgtcccattcactgacgcctataaaaagcgccagtcttcttgcctttgctccagactctcctccaccacgatgctgtgaacactaactccaaggccgagggactgattacctcatcttttgtatatagttctactgtcttcctattatgtcctagaatctgtattgataaagccactggatggcgaaacgtctactacaataaagatatccagatgttgcacatgtgtcttaactttcattcagTTTGTATCCTGTTCTCTGCGTTTTATAtcatatttttaatatattttgatCAATTTCCTTGAAACAAGAGCCCTCCACCAGCCCCCTTCCATATTGAAAGAAAATCAATAAAGGCTTCAAGGGTTGTAATTACCATGTTCTCGAAACTCCAGTTATatcttggacctgcctaacacgggccagtaggcc of the Cherax quadricarinatus isolate ZL_2023a chromosome 79, ASM3850222v1, whole genome shotgun sequence genome contains:
- the LOC138855060 gene encoding phosphoenolpyruvate carboxykinase, cytosolic [GTP]-like, with the protein product MVFSNDSANNMLEAKLTSVVSEASRVASEAAKKNLDFKAPNLTVAYGRLSDLKLKVRSFVEESSRLCRPANLHICDGTERELRHLLNVMQQAGMIEHLPKYKNCWLARTDPGDVARVESKTFIVTKDRNETIPTPKKGVKGLLGNWMSIKDLKSAVQERFPGCMAGRTMYVVPYSMGPVGSPLSKIGVELTDSPYVVASMRTMTRMGSKVLEALGEDDFVRCLHSVGCPLPLKRPLVNNWPCDPARTIVTHVPDTNEIISFGSGYGGNSLLGKKCFALRIGSTIAKREGWLAEHMLILGITNPQGVKKYIAAAFPSACGKTNLAMMTPSLPGYKVECVGDDIAWMKFDEDGVLRAINPENGFFGVAPGTSMHTNPVAMKTVLSNTIFTNVAKTSDGGVFWEGMEKEIANDVTITSWLGDTNWSKESGKPAAHPNSRFCTPAGQCPIIDPAWEDPKGVPISAILFGGRRPQGVPLVYEAYDWKHGVMVGASMRSEATAAAEHKGKVIMHDPFAMRPFFGYNFGHYLQHWLSMETRTEKPLPKIFHVNWFRKSEKGHFLWPGFGENVRVLDWILKRVDGEDVAEESAIGLLPKYSSLNLSGLEDVDMDELFSIPKEFWEQEVRDITKYFDEQVGIDLANEVREQLKKLEKRLEKS